In Desulfovibrio oxyclinae DSM 11498, a single genomic region encodes these proteins:
- a CDS encoding pyridoxal phosphate-dependent aminotransferase → MPVSERIAQMKPFMVMEVLEKAQRMEREGASVVHLEIGEPDFDTPASIKRAACAALDDGHTHYTHSLGIRELREAISDDYRQRYGVEVDPGRIIITQGTSPAMFVLFSAILRQGQEVIASNPCYACYHNFIRFAGGEVNPVPVTEQDGWQYRVSAVREAVSDRTRALLINSPANPTGTLLSSERMKALAELADEKGLHLVSDEIYHGLVYEGREHSVLEFSDDAFVFNGFSKLYAMTGWRLGYLIAPESFVRPLQIACQNFFISANSMAQWAGVAALREAGEDVEHMKAVYDDRRRYMLSRLEGMGLSIPNPPTGAFYILVDFRKYAERFDGSSLKLAYDILEKAAIGVTPGVDFGPGAEGYIRFSYANSLENIREGMDRLERYLKEF, encoded by the coding sequence ATGCCCGTATCCGAGAGAATCGCGCAGATGAAGCCGTTCATGGTCATGGAAGTGCTCGAAAAGGCCCAGCGCATGGAGCGCGAAGGCGCCAGCGTCGTCCACCTTGAGATCGGCGAGCCGGACTTCGACACACCGGCGAGCATCAAACGGGCCGCCTGCGCCGCCCTCGACGACGGTCACACGCACTACACCCACAGCCTCGGCATCCGCGAACTGCGCGAAGCCATCTCCGACGATTACCGCCAGCGGTACGGCGTGGAGGTGGATCCGGGCCGCATCATCATCACGCAGGGCACATCGCCCGCCATGTTCGTACTCTTTTCCGCCATCCTCAGGCAGGGTCAGGAGGTCATCGCCTCGAATCCATGCTACGCCTGCTATCACAATTTCATCCGCTTCGCGGGCGGCGAGGTCAATCCGGTTCCTGTCACGGAGCAGGACGGTTGGCAGTATCGCGTGTCGGCAGTGCGGGAAGCGGTCAGCGACAGAACGCGGGCCCTGCTGATAAACTCTCCGGCAAATCCCACGGGGACGCTGCTTTCCTCTGAGCGTATGAAGGCTCTTGCCGAACTGGCCGATGAAAAGGGGCTGCATCTCGTCTCGGACGAAATTTACCATGGGCTGGTCTATGAGGGCCGCGAGCACTCGGTGCTGGAGTTCTCGGACGACGCCTTCGTATTCAACGGGTTCTCCAAGCTTTACGCCATGACCGGCTGGCGGCTGGGTTATCTCATCGCCCCGGAATCCTTCGTACGTCCGTTGCAGATCGCCTGTCAGAACTTCTTCATTTCCGCAAACTCCATGGCCCAGTGGGCGGGAGTGGCGGCTCTTCGCGAAGCGGGCGAAGACGTGGAACACATGAAGGCCGTTTACGATGACCGCCGCCGCTACATGCTTTCGCGGCTGGAAGGCATGGGCCTGTCCATCCCGAATCCGCCTACCGGCGCGTTCTATATCCTCGTTGATTTTCGCAAATACGCCGAACGGTTCGACGGCAGTTCCCTCAAGCTGGCCTACGACATACTCGAAAAGGCGGCCATTGGTGTGACCCCCGGCGTCGATTTCGGCCCCGGTGCGGAAGGATACATCCGTTTTTCCTACGCCAATTCGCTGGAGAACATCCGCGAAGGCATGGATCGTCTGGAACGCTACCTCAAGGAATTCTAG
- a CDS encoding glycosyltransferase family 2 protein, which produces MPRVSVTLPCYNCEPTLARTLDSLLSQTLEDFEILAVDDGSTDATRTILDEYARRDERLRPMSIEHGGVIKAANTAIAKARAPYIARMDADDEALPERLAAQAALLDSRPDIGLVGCRIRFGGCRESCAGYAHYVDWTNTLLDHEAISLNRFVEFPVPNPSIMYRRECVEHHGSYREGDFPEDYDLLLRWLESGVRAAKVDEELLVWNDPPDRISRNHERYAVEAFYRVKSGYLARWLERHNPRHPEVHILGSGRTTRKRADMLLEHGITFAAYYDVDPNKIGHVVHGVPVRNRDDVPAAGEGFLLSYVGSRGAREEITAFLGARGLVMGRDWLPAA; this is translated from the coding sequence ATGCCCAGAGTTTCGGTCACGCTGCCGTGCTATAACTGCGAGCCTACGCTGGCCCGCACGCTCGATTCCCTGCTGTCCCAGACGCTTGAGGATTTCGAGATTCTCGCCGTGGACGACGGTTCCACGGACGCAACCCGAACGATCCTCGACGAATACGCCCGACGTGATGAGCGCCTGCGGCCGATGTCCATTGAGCACGGCGGGGTTATCAAGGCAGCGAACACGGCCATTGCCAAAGCCCGCGCCCCATACATCGCACGCATGGACGCCGACGACGAGGCGCTTCCTGAGCGACTGGCGGCACAGGCCGCGCTGCTTGATTCGCGTCCGGATATCGGATTGGTCGGATGCCGCATCCGCTTCGGCGGTTGCCGGGAATCCTGCGCCGGGTATGCTCACTATGTGGACTGGACCAATACGCTGCTTGACCACGAGGCCATCAGTCTCAACCGTTTTGTGGAATTTCCGGTGCCGAACCCGTCCATCATGTACCGACGCGAATGTGTGGAACATCATGGGTCATACCGGGAAGGGGACTTCCCGGAGGATTACGACCTGCTGCTGCGTTGGTTGGAATCCGGCGTACGCGCCGCAAAGGTGGATGAGGAGCTGCTCGTCTGGAACGATCCGCCGGACCGCATCTCGCGAAATCATGAACGGTACGCGGTGGAGGCGTTTTACCGGGTGAAGAGCGGTTATCTCGCCCGCTGGCTGGAGCGACATAACCCGCGCCACCCGGAAGTGCACATCCTCGGTTCCGGGCGTACCACGCGCAAGCGTGCCGACATGCTTCTGGAACATGGCATCACCTTTGCCGCCTACTACGACGTGGATCCCAATAAGATCGGGCACGTGGTGCACGGCGTACCGGTGCGAAACCGCGACGACGTCCCCGCGGCGGGTGAAGGTTTTCTGCTTTCCTACGTGGGCAGCCGCGGCGCGCGTGAGGAGATCACCGCATTCCTCGGAGCGCGCGGACTCGTCATGGGACGCGACTGGCTGCCCGCTGCCTAG
- a CDS encoding YbjQ family protein, producing the protein MLLSNVETIPGKRIVRHHGMVTGSTVRARFFLIDLWQWIKGFFGGELKGYSKLIGDTRQQALKRMEEQAERLGANAVVNVRFATSTVSLGSSELYVYGTAVEVVDA; encoded by the coding sequence ATGCTTCTGAGCAACGTGGAGACCATCCCCGGCAAGCGCATCGTGCGGCACCACGGCATGGTGACCGGCAGCACGGTGCGCGCCCGTTTTTTTCTTATAGACCTTTGGCAGTGGATCAAAGGCTTCTTTGGCGGTGAGCTGAAGGGCTACAGCAAGCTCATCGGCGACACCCGCCAACAGGCGCTCAAACGCATGGAGGAACAGGCCGAACGGCTCGGCGCCAACGCCGTGGTGAACGTGCGGTTTGCCACTTCCACCGTGTCATTGGGATCCTCGGAGCTGTATGTCTACGGCACTGCCGTGGAGGTTGTGGATGCTTGA
- a CDS encoding YbjQ family protein, whose protein sequence is MLEHLLDEYLPLLVMLLGTFLTGMIIERRHYTSILRRELATAGIHHLNSGKKLDPKARISQSRLVCGEAVISVEFFRWFVGLLHSLLGGTMREYETALDRARREAVLRMKESAKGASAIVNVRVEHTPISYGLSRFSGVEAIACGTAIYLEEDRAG, encoded by the coding sequence ATGCTTGAGCATCTGCTTGATGAATATCTGCCGCTTCTGGTCATGCTGTTGGGCACGTTCCTGACCGGCATGATCATTGAGCGTCGCCATTACACTTCCATCCTGCGGCGTGAGCTGGCAACCGCCGGGATTCATCATCTCAATTCAGGGAAAAAGCTCGACCCCAAGGCTCGCATCAGCCAGTCCCGGCTTGTTTGCGGTGAAGCCGTCATTTCCGTGGAGTTCTTCCGCTGGTTCGTCGGGCTGCTGCACAGCCTGCTCGGCGGCACCATGCGCGAATACGAGACCGCGTTGGACCGCGCCCGCCGCGAGGCGGTGCTGCGCATGAAGGAGTCTGCCAAGGGGGCTTCGGCCATCGTGAACGTTCGGGTGGAACATACGCCCATCAGCTATGGCCTGAGCCGCTTCAGCGGGGTCGAGGCCATCGCGTGTGGCACCGCCATTTATCTGGAGGAAGACCGTGCGGGGTGA